ATTTTTAGCAAACGACTTAGAGCGCGGCATATAAACAGCACTTTTACTTTTATCTAAGCTAAAGCTTCCTTGGTTTCGACTCGCTAACGTTCTTGAAACGCCATGTACATCGGATAATAAATACGGTGTGTAATCAATTAAAGCGCGCTCATTGCTCACAGCTTTAATTTCAAAACCGTGCAATACGCTTGAAGCAAATGCTTCACGAATACTTTGCAGCTCAGCTTTGTTAGTACTGTTTGCACGGTAGTAAGTATTATTTTGTTTTAATAAAAGTTTGTTACCATGCTTTTCGAATTGCACAATTTTAGTATCACCTAACTGACCGCGATCAAGACCAATATCATTTGACCCTAGGCCGTAAGGCATACTTAGTTGCAACAGAAATTCATGGTTTAATTTATCTACTTCTAAGTAAACCTTGCCCGAAGCATTATCGTAATAAAAGGTAAAATAACCCGGATAACGATTCATTTCGCGAGTAAATGATTCAATGGGTTTCAGGGTTGCCTGCGCTTTTGGTATACTTAACAGTAACAAAGCACAGATCAGCAGAAATGGTTGTACTAATCTTTGCATCTTTCTTTGTTATTTCATTATCAATGGTGCATGGTGCTTAAATCATACACAAGCTAATGCACAATTGTATACAAATTTAACTGAGCGCTGCCGAAAGGTTGCCTGTTGCCACCCTCTCACTTTATGTGGCAATAAGCTATTAGTCAGGAATATAAAATGCGTAGACTTCCACCAGTATTGATCGAAGACGGCTGTCCTCGTGATCTTTTATCATTGATCAGAACGATTCTTGCTGCTTGTAAAGAAATTTCATTCCGCGTAAGCCAAGGTGAATTATCAGGTGTTTTAGGTTCAACCTTAGACGAGAACATTCAAGGTGAAACGCAAAAGAAGCTTGATGTTTTATCGAACCAGTTACTTAAAGATATTCTACTTGAGTCTGGCTACGTAAAAGCCATTGCATCTGAAGAAGAAGATTATACTGTTGCTGGCAACCCTGATGCTGAATATATCGTTGCATTTGACCCACTTGATGGTTCTTCAAATACCGATATTAACTCGTTAGTTGGCACTATCTTCTCAATTATGAAAGCGCCAAAAGATAAAGCTGCTGATGATCAAAGCATTTTCATGCAAGCGGGCAAACACCAAGTGGCTGCAGGTTATGTACTGTATGGACCATCTACTATGTTGGCGCTCACCATTGGTAAAGGTACGCGTTTATTCACATTAGATAGAACTCACGGCAGTTTCTTACTTACTGAAGATAAAGTAGCTATTCCTGAAGATACTAAAGAATTCGCAATTAATGCATCAAATCAGCGCCATTGGCTA
This region of Pseudoalteromonas spongiae UST010723-006 genomic DNA includes:
- a CDS encoding class 1 fructose-bisphosphatase produces the protein MRRLPPVLIEDGCPRDLLSLIRTILAACKEISFRVSQGELSGVLGSTLDENIQGETQKKLDVLSNQLLKDILLESGYVKAIASEEEDYTVAGNPDAEYIVAFDPLDGSSNTDINSLVGTIFSIMKAPKDKAADDQSIFMQAGKHQVAAGYVLYGPSTMLALTIGKGTRLFTLDRTHGSFLLTEDKVAIPEDTKEFAINASNQRHWLTPMQNYIADCLAGEEGPRKKNFNMRWIACMVGDVHRLLCRGGLFTYPEDTKNPEKPFKLRLLYEANPMAMLVEQAGGVAYAGLDRILDIEPQEIHQRVAVTMGSKNEVEICLDYHK